The proteins below come from a single Acidobacteriota bacterium genomic window:
- a CDS encoding AI-2E family transporter encodes MSRQTTERLGELPSAEPMSPRERRRAVTYLVTVTLLVALVVLAVVFDQFAATGVFLIVFLSFVLAYLIAPAVERLRYAAAPSRRGRPLSRGTAVLVIYGLVAVVTFPLWAFAGQRLGPALGRMSVLVPQHTARFIGQLRASEGWHDALGLPMAVNAPVGATTRRVTRSLEGEARALGAELIGIRSLVPWLSTVPVVAFLLLTRWHRFRRSTTRALPTPHLQWRGNEFLRNLNRILAVYTRAQITAAVLVGFMCWAGFAALGLPYPGTLGIAAGVLEMVPLAGPLVVAVVATGMAEERVVAVLVFLAGLRLVQDYAIYPRLISRVMHLHPVAVVLALWAGAAIGGIVGVCLAIPVVGMAQVAHRHWREYREIEELVRERAAT; translated from the coding sequence ATGTCCCGGCAGACGACCGAGCGACTGGGCGAGCTGCCTTCGGCTGAGCCGATGAGCCCGCGCGAGCGCCGCCGCGCGGTCACCTACCTCGTGACGGTCACCCTGCTGGTGGCCCTGGTCGTCCTGGCGGTGGTGTTCGATCAGTTCGCCGCGACCGGCGTGTTCCTGATCGTGTTCCTGTCCTTTGTGCTGGCCTACCTGATCGCGCCGGCGGTCGAGCGCCTGCGCTACGCGGCGGCACCTTCACGGCGGGGCCGGCCGCTCTCACGGGGGACCGCGGTGCTGGTGATCTACGGTCTCGTGGCCGTGGTGACATTTCCGCTTTGGGCGTTCGCGGGCCAACGCCTGGGGCCGGCGCTCGGGCGCATGTCGGTGCTGGTGCCGCAGCACACGGCGCGATTCATCGGGCAACTCCGCGCCAGCGAAGGGTGGCATGACGCACTGGGCCTGCCGATGGCCGTGAATGCGCCGGTTGGCGCCACGACGCGCCGGGTGACGCGCAGCCTCGAAGGGGAGGCCCGGGCCCTCGGCGCCGAACTGATCGGCATCCGCAGCCTGGTGCCGTGGCTCTCCACGGTGCCGGTGGTGGCGTTCCTGCTGCTCACGCGCTGGCACCGGTTCCGCCGCTCGACCACCCGCGCGCTGCCGACGCCGCACCTGCAGTGGCGCGGCAACGAGTTCCTGCGCAACCTCAACCGCATTCTGGCCGTGTATACGCGGGCCCAGATCACGGCCGCCGTCCTGGTCGGATTCATGTGCTGGGCCGGGTTCGCGGCGCTCGGCCTGCCGTATCCGGGGACGCTGGGCATCGCCGCCGGCGTGCTCGAAATGGTGCCGCTCGCGGGCCCCCTGGTCGTCGCCGTGGTCGCCACCGGGATGGCGGAAGAGCGCGTCGTTGCCGTCCTTGTGTTCCTCGCCGGCTTGCGGCTGGTTCAGGACTACGCGATCTACCCGCGCCTGATCAGCCGCGTGATGCACCTGCATCCGGTCGCCGTGGTGCTGGCGCTGTGGGCGGGGGCCGCGATCGGTGGGATCGTCGGCGTCTGCCTCGCGATCCCGGTCGTCGGCATGGCGCAGGTCGCGCACCGCCACTGGCGGGAGTACCGCGAGATCGAGGAGCTCGTGAGGGAACGGGCGGCGACTTGA
- a CDS encoding prolyl oligopeptidase family serine peptidase, whose amino-acid sequence MKRFAALALVTVALSSPSAQTGVPISAEDTLKVTTASVLDLSEDGRRVALAARRLYDNAETNHRRYGDPTYFAPSLVEVRVVDTVTGATDRVGTGLLNVRTAAFAPDGSRLAILTAAEDAAGLPATALWIYDLGARRLTAVPRHAGAEVAANSDLAWTPDGARLLVALRDPADDRAAQASFKTLVSGPVVVQTSAPFLDWDAMNRANRRRALAQIDPATGAKVAVLAPAAITNYQFARDGSFVTWLEDSTEKTSYDVIFGTDNAVRTMAQGGAARTVLEAKTLKTAQPRWSDDRRTFAYADKGEVFVQRLDETKPRSLTPRPKTEPAAKPATEDEAEAFSVTSFSRDGSHLLITSKKGWYVAAVADGARERVLTLDDKNEERNPRLTVVDWTPAGDALLVQYGEPDRWERGLSRLDLKTKALTPLIRDHGVYQGFRLSRDGSTVVFQKSDGTRPAEVFAADVSFTNVRKLTDLNPWLSMTALPTSELVSYRDADGKVLYGVLRYPVGYEKGKQYPTVFEIYETFFDNGFNGRAALLAGQGYAVFHPSVNLVVGRPGESWAKGVTAAANKLIDMGIADPDRLGVHGTSYGGYATVLLLTETDRFKAAINVSGKVNMVSFYTDSERLGVRNTHAPEKSQDRIGGTLWEYPERYLEHSAIFRLDRVKTPLLTISGDQDPNVPANQSRELYYALRRLGKEVEWVRYVNGGHRPPNSVAESIDFEQRMVAWYDKYLKAPPAQGTRR is encoded by the coding sequence ATGAAGAGGTTTGCCGCGCTCGCACTCGTGACCGTGGCGCTGTCGTCGCCATCAGCGCAGACCGGTGTGCCGATCTCCGCCGAAGACACGCTGAAGGTCACGACGGCGTCAGTGCTCGACCTGAGCGAGGATGGCCGGCGCGTCGCGCTTGCGGCACGCCGGTTGTATGACAATGCCGAGACCAACCATCGCCGCTACGGCGACCCGACCTACTTCGCGCCGTCACTGGTCGAGGTCCGAGTGGTCGATACGGTCACCGGCGCCACCGACCGCGTCGGCACCGGCCTGCTGAACGTCCGGACGGCGGCCTTCGCGCCCGACGGATCGAGGCTGGCGATCCTGACCGCCGCGGAGGACGCCGCGGGCCTGCCGGCGACGGCCCTCTGGATCTACGACCTCGGCGCCAGACGGCTCACGGCGGTGCCGCGCCACGCCGGCGCGGAAGTGGCCGCCAACTCGGACCTGGCGTGGACGCCGGACGGCGCCCGGCTGCTCGTGGCGCTTCGCGATCCAGCCGACGACCGGGCCGCGCAGGCGTCGTTTAAGACGCTGGTCTCTGGTCCGGTCGTGGTCCAGACGTCGGCCCCGTTCCTGGATTGGGACGCCATGAATCGCGCCAACCGCCGCAGGGCGCTGGCCCAGATCGATCCGGCGACCGGCGCCAAGGTGGCCGTGCTCGCGCCTGCCGCCATCACCAACTACCAGTTCGCGCGCGATGGCTCATTCGTCACCTGGCTTGAAGACAGCACCGAGAAGACCAGTTACGACGTGATCTTCGGCACCGACAACGCCGTGCGGACCATGGCGCAGGGCGGCGCGGCGCGCACCGTCCTCGAGGCGAAGACCCTGAAGACCGCGCAGCCGCGGTGGTCGGACGATCGACGTACGTTCGCGTACGCCGACAAGGGCGAGGTGTTCGTTCAGCGCCTCGATGAGACGAAGCCGCGATCGCTGACACCGAGGCCGAAGACCGAGCCGGCGGCCAAGCCGGCTACCGAGGACGAGGCCGAGGCCTTCTCGGTGACCTCGTTCTCTCGCGACGGCTCGCATCTGCTGATCACCAGCAAAAAAGGCTGGTACGTGGCCGCGGTCGCCGATGGTGCCCGCGAACGCGTGCTCACCCTGGACGACAAGAACGAGGAGCGCAACCCCCGGCTCACCGTCGTCGATTGGACGCCGGCCGGCGACGCCCTGCTCGTCCAGTATGGCGAGCCCGATCGATGGGAGCGGGGCCTGTCGCGACTCGACTTGAAAACAAAGGCCCTGACGCCCCTGATCCGGGACCACGGTGTCTACCAGGGCTTCCGCCTGTCACGTGATGGCAGTACCGTCGTGTTCCAGAAGTCCGACGGCACCCGCCCCGCGGAAGTGTTTGCCGCGGACGTCTCGTTCACGAACGTCCGGAAGCTCACCGACCTCAACCCGTGGCTGTCGATGACAGCGCTGCCGACCTCGGAGCTGGTCTCGTACCGCGATGCCGACGGCAAGGTGCTCTACGGCGTCTTGCGCTATCCAGTTGGATACGAGAAGGGCAAGCAGTATCCGACAGTCTTCGAGATCTACGAGACGTTCTTCGACAACGGCTTCAATGGCCGCGCCGCCTTGCTGGCAGGGCAGGGCTACGCCGTGTTTCACCCGTCCGTGAACCTGGTGGTGGGCCGGCCAGGCGAGTCGTGGGCCAAGGGCGTCACGGCGGCGGCGAACAAGCTGATCGACATGGGCATCGCGGATCCCGATCGGCTCGGTGTGCATGGCACCAGCTACGGCGGCTATGCCACGGTATTGCTGTTGACCGAGACGGATCGCTTCAAGGCTGCCATCAATGTCTCGGGCAAGGTCAACATGGTGAGCTTCTACACCGACAGCGAACGCCTCGGCGTTCGCAACACCCATGCCCCGGAGAAGAGCCAGGATCGCATTGGCGGCACGCTGTGGGAATACCCGGAACGCTACCTCGAGCACTCGGCCATCTTCCGGCTCGACCGGGTCAAGACGCCGCTGCTGACGATCAGCGGCGATCAGGACCCCAACGTGCCTGCCAACCAGTCGCGCGAGTTGTATTACGCGCTGCGGCGGCTGGGGAAGGAAGTGGAGTGGGTGCGCTACGTGAACGGCGGCCACCGGCCACCCAACAGCGTGGCCGAGAGCATCGACTTCGAGCAGCGCATGGTGGCGTGGTACGACAAGTACTTGAAGGCGCCGCCGGCACAAGGGACCCGGCGGTAA
- the argJ gene encoding bifunctional glutamate N-acetyltransferase/amino-acid acetyltransferase ArgJ: MADIHPIAGGITAPAGFSASGLHCGIKASGKPDLALVVSDVTAQAAGVFTLNLAKAAPLIVCEEHLALTGGRARAMVTNSGCANACTGPQGLADAHEMAALTAAAIGCDAHEVLVGSTGVIGVNLKMDKLRAGIPQAVAALSDDGGAAAARGIMTTDPFPKEYAVEVRTDIGSFRVGGMAKGSGMIEPRMATMLGYLTTDATVDPVMLSRALSDACRFTFNAITVDGEPSTNDCVLALANGRSGVEISEDLYPMLFEAFRTVAHELALGVVRGGEGATKLIAITTTGAATDADAWLAARAIANSPLVKTAVHGGDPNWGRLVAAAGRSGAAFVLDAARVQIGPLVLFENGRPFDERAPQAADYLTGKDLAIEVNLGTGGAHTATVWTCDLSAEYVKINAEYRT; the protein is encoded by the coding sequence GTGGCTGATATCCACCCCATCGCCGGCGGCATCACCGCCCCGGCCGGCTTCAGCGCCAGCGGACTCCACTGCGGCATCAAGGCCAGCGGCAAGCCTGATCTCGCCCTGGTGGTCAGCGACGTGACGGCGCAGGCCGCCGGTGTGTTCACGCTCAACCTCGCCAAGGCCGCGCCGCTGATCGTGTGCGAAGAACACCTCGCCCTGACCGGCGGACGGGCCCGCGCCATGGTCACCAACAGTGGCTGCGCCAACGCCTGCACCGGTCCGCAAGGCCTGGCCGATGCGCACGAGATGGCGGCGCTGACGGCCGCCGCGATCGGCTGCGACGCGCACGAGGTGCTGGTCGGCTCGACCGGCGTGATCGGCGTCAACCTGAAGATGGACAAGCTGCGCGCCGGCATTCCGCAGGCCGTCGCCGCGCTCAGTGACGACGGCGGCGCCGCGGCCGCGCGCGGCATCATGACGACCGATCCGTTCCCGAAGGAGTACGCCGTCGAGGTGCGCACCGACATCGGCTCGTTCCGCGTCGGCGGCATGGCCAAGGGCTCGGGCATGATCGAGCCGCGGATGGCGACGATGCTGGGGTACTTGACGACCGATGCGACCGTTGACCCGGTGATGCTGTCGCGGGCGCTGTCCGACGCCTGCCGGTTCACGTTCAATGCGATCACCGTCGACGGCGAGCCCTCGACCAACGACTGCGTGCTGGCGCTCGCCAACGGCCGCAGCGGCGTGGAGATTAGCGAGGACCTCTACCCCATGCTGTTCGAAGCCTTCCGGACCGTGGCCCACGAGCTGGCGCTCGGCGTCGTCCGCGGCGGCGAGGGTGCGACCAAGCTCATCGCCATCACGACGACTGGCGCCGCCACCGATGCCGACGCCTGGCTGGCCGCGCGCGCGATCGCCAATTCGCCGCTCGTCAAGACCGCCGTTCACGGCGGCGATCCCAACTGGGGCCGCCTGGTCGCGGCCGCCGGACGATCGGGCGCGGCCTTCGTGCTCGACGCCGCACGCGTGCAGATCGGGCCGCTGGTGCTGTTCGAGAACGGCCGGCCGTTCGACGAGCGGGCGCCGCAGGCGGCCGACTACCTGACCGGCAAGGACCTGGCGATCGAGGTCAACCTCGGCACCGGAGGCGCGCACACCGCGACGGTATGGACCTGCGACCTGTCGGCCGAGTACGTGAAGATCAACGCCGAATACCGCACCTAG
- a CDS encoding GNAT family N-acetyltransferase: MRVVVDNGPGKGRRPLAAERSRQAAPAITLRAATAADAPALHALIAAHLEEGRLLPRTLGELADHAPRFVVATRGEEIVGCAELAPLSKAVAEVRSLVVSRQARQTGLGYRMVDELGRRARREGFERLTAFAHDPRFFVRLGFSIVPHTWVPEKIAHDCHSCPLFRNCGQYAIVLDLERAQAQSGAGARATAGGSRG; this comes from the coding sequence ATGCGAGTGGTAGTTGATAACGGACCGGGCAAGGGGCGGCGTCCCCTTGCGGCCGAGCGGAGCCGGCAGGCCGCCCCGGCCATTACGCTGCGGGCGGCGACGGCCGCCGACGCGCCGGCGCTGCACGCCTTGATCGCCGCGCACCTCGAAGAAGGGCGCCTGCTGCCGCGCACCCTCGGTGAACTGGCCGACCACGCGCCCCGCTTCGTCGTCGCCACCCGAGGCGAGGAGATCGTTGGCTGCGCCGAGCTGGCGCCGTTGTCGAAGGCGGTGGCCGAGGTGCGCTCGCTGGTGGTCAGCCGCCAGGCTCGCCAGACGGGTCTCGGCTATCGCATGGTGGACGAGCTCGGTCGTCGCGCGCGACGCGAAGGCTTCGAGCGGCTGACGGCGTTCGCCCACGACCCGCGATTCTTCGTGCGCCTTGGTTTCTCGATCGTCCCCCACACGTGGGTGCCCGAGAAGATCGCGCACGACTGCCATTCGTGCCCGCTGTTCCGCAACTGCGGGCAGTACGCCATCGTCCTGGACCTGGAACGTGCCCAGGCCCAGTCCGGTGCCGGCGCGCGCGCGACGGCGGGGGGCAGCCGTGGCTGA
- the argR gene encoding arginine repressor, whose translation MKAQRLSAIQDVVEHEAVRSQEQLRQRLAARGFVVTQATLSRDIKELGLLKRSSDGAYQPSAVEETPPTTALGSLGKALTEYLINIEPVQQLIVLRTGAGQAQILGIAIDRARLPEVVGTIAGDDTILIIARDAKNALAVVKKLRELAR comes from the coding sequence ATGAAAGCCCAGCGCCTCTCCGCCATCCAGGACGTCGTCGAGCACGAAGCCGTGCGCAGCCAGGAACAGCTGCGCCAGCGCCTCGCCGCGCGAGGGTTCGTGGTGACGCAGGCCACCTTGTCGCGCGACATCAAGGAGCTGGGACTATTGAAGCGCTCGTCCGATGGGGCATATCAGCCGTCGGCGGTTGAGGAGACGCCGCCGACCACGGCCCTCGGCTCGCTCGGCAAGGCGCTCACCGAGTATTTGATCAACATCGAGCCGGTCCAGCAATTGATCGTCCTGCGGACCGGGGCAGGGCAGGCGCAGATCCTGGGTATCGCCATCGACCGTGCGCGGCTGCCCGAGGTGGTGGGCACGATCGCCGGTGACGACACCATCCTGATCATTGCCCGCGATGCGAAGAACGCGCTGGCGGTCGTGAAGAAGCTGAGGGAACTGGCAAGGTGA
- the argG gene encoding argininosuccinate synthase has protein sequence MTKPIVLAYSGGLRSTVAIAWLAERHAADVVAVTLDLGQPTDLAEIRDRALAAGAVRAHLIDAREEFVRDFAWPALRADAMADGRYPMATALSRPLIAQKLVEIARIEGATLVAHGSAGRDRLRLDRPLGALDPSLTAIACGDGMTAAQVDEYADRLGISRPVGGADRADANLWGRTIGRPADDGSAEPPESAFALTRPLGQTPNEPATVTLTFERGTPTGINGVAMTPAELVESLSTIAGEHGVGRFDRVKPRENGSRARVLHEAPAAAVLHHARREIERLASSASLNRFQPAVSAAYAGVLGSGEWFGRLRQGLDAYVASIQEGVSGTVRVKLFKGHSYIVSRTLNRPEPLNL, from the coding sequence GTGACCAAACCCATCGTGTTGGCTTACTCCGGCGGACTGCGGTCGACGGTCGCGATTGCGTGGCTGGCCGAGCGCCATGCCGCCGATGTGGTCGCCGTGACGCTCGACCTGGGGCAGCCGACTGACCTGGCCGAGATTCGCGACCGTGCCCTGGCCGCTGGCGCCGTGCGCGCGCACCTGATTGACGCGCGCGAGGAGTTCGTCCGCGACTTCGCGTGGCCGGCCCTGCGGGCCGATGCGATGGCCGATGGCCGCTATCCAATGGCCACCGCGCTGTCGCGGCCGCTGATTGCGCAGAAGCTGGTGGAGATCGCCCGCATCGAGGGTGCCACCCTGGTGGCGCACGGTTCCGCGGGTCGCGATCGCCTCCGGCTCGACCGGCCGCTCGGCGCCCTCGATCCATCGCTAACGGCGATTGCCTGTGGCGACGGCATGACGGCGGCGCAGGTGGACGAGTACGCCGACCGCCTCGGCATTTCGAGGCCGGTCGGCGGCGCCGATCGGGCCGATGCCAATCTCTGGGGACGCACTATCGGCCGGCCCGCCGATGACGGCTCGGCTGAGCCGCCCGAGTCGGCCTTTGCGCTCACTCGGCCACTGGGGCAAACGCCGAACGAGCCCGCGACGGTGACGCTGACCTTCGAGCGCGGGACCCCCACCGGCATCAACGGCGTGGCGATGACCCCGGCCGAGCTGGTCGAAAGCCTCTCCACGATTGCCGGCGAGCACGGCGTGGGCCGGTTCGATCGGGTCAAGCCCCGCGAGAATGGCTCGCGCGCCCGCGTCTTGCACGAGGCGCCGGCCGCCGCCGTGCTTCACCATGCCCGCCGCGAGATCGAGCGTCTCGCCTCGTCTGCCAGTTTGAACCGGTTCCAGCCGGCGGTGTCGGCCGCTTACGCCGGTGTGCTCGGCAGTGGCGAGTGGTTCGGGCGCCTGCGCCAGGGCCTTGATGCGTACGTCGCCTCGATCCAGGAGGGTGTCAGCGGCACCGTTCGTGTGAAGCTCTTTAAGGGCCACAGCTACATTGTCAGCCGAACTCTGAACCGTCCTGAACCTCTGAACCTCTGA
- the argC gene encoding N-acetyl-gamma-glutamyl-phosphate reductase: protein MAHNISSEQRAPIRVAVAGATGFAGQELIRLLARHPQVTIAAATGSQATSTPRSLPALKRIWDGTVVPLDPAALSGQADAVFLALPEAASADLAPVLLAAGLRVIDLSGAFRLRDETSRSRWYPATKSLPAGVAYGLTEFEAEAIRTARLLSNPGCYPTASLLGLLPLQRAGLLLPGADVVIDAKSGISGAGKAASDRTHFSENHGSVAAYNPFGHRHTPEMEQALGRGVTFVPHLVPLDRGLLASLYTRLVAGTTTAAVAAAFERAYADAPFVRLTGETLPEIKHVAHTNFCDIGWKVDEATGRVFVVSVIDNLVKGAAGQAIQNFNVMFGLDQKAGLL, encoded by the coding sequence TTGGCGCATAACATTTCGTCTGAACAGCGGGCACCCATTCGCGTCGCGGTGGCAGGAGCTACTGGCTTCGCCGGCCAGGAATTGATCCGCCTGCTCGCGCGCCATCCGCAGGTCACCATCGCCGCGGCCACCGGTTCGCAGGCGACCAGCACCCCCCGCAGCCTACCGGCGCTGAAGCGCATTTGGGACGGCACGGTCGTGCCGCTCGATCCGGCGGCGCTCTCGGGCCAGGCCGATGCCGTGTTCCTGGCCCTGCCTGAAGCCGCGTCGGCCGACCTCGCGCCGGTGCTGCTGGCCGCCGGCCTGCGGGTCATCGACCTCTCGGGGGCGTTCCGCCTCCGCGACGAGACGTCGCGGTCGCGCTGGTATCCCGCAACCAAGTCGCTGCCCGCCGGCGTGGCTTACGGCCTGACCGAGTTCGAGGCCGAGGCGATTCGCACGGCGCGCCTGCTCTCCAATCCCGGCTGCTACCCCACCGCGTCGCTGCTCGGCCTGTTGCCGTTGCAGCGCGCCGGGCTGTTGCTGCCGGGCGCCGACGTCGTGATCGACGCCAAGTCGGGTATTTCGGGCGCCGGCAAGGCGGCGTCCGACCGCACGCACTTCTCCGAGAACCATGGCAGCGTGGCCGCCTACAACCCGTTCGGCCATCGCCACACGCCGGAAATGGAGCAGGCGCTCGGCCGCGGCGTCACGTTCGTGCCGCACCTGGTGCCGCTCGACCGCGGCCTCCTGGCGAGCCTCTACACGCGGCTGGTGGCGGGCACCACCACCGCGGCGGTCGCGGCGGCCTTCGAGCGCGCCTATGCCGACGCGCCCTTCGTGCGCCTCACCGGCGAGACGCTGCCGGAGATCAAGCACGTGGCGCACACCAACTTCTGCGACATCGGCTGGAAGGTGGATGAAGCCACCGGCCGCGTGTTCGTGGTCAGCGTGATCGACAACCTGGTCAAGGGCGCCGCCGGGCAGGCCATCCAGAACTTCAACGTGATGTTCGGCCTCGACCAGAAGGCCGGCTTGCTGTGA
- the argF gene encoding ornithine carbamoyltransferase, whose translation MQNFLSILDLDPDRLAKVLALAAKLKRERVKGMKAPTWNALNGKHVGLLFEKPSLRTRVTMTIGVRELGGDIVEIPADVMHADREPIQDVARNLERWVDAVVIRTFAQERLSQIAEITPKLHVINALSNEEHPCQALADMQTLAEQWSSFEGRRIAFVGDGNNVCTSLVHVAMMLGMAVHVATPKGYELPDEVVDQAAAVSQKGAGLTEFTDPKAAVREVDAVYTDVWTSMGQEVEYADRKKLFQRYQVNENLMALAKPGALFMHCLPAHRGDEVTDEVIESPISVVFDQAENRLHAQKALLVQMLA comes from the coding sequence GTGCAGAATTTTCTCTCCATTCTCGATCTTGATCCCGACCGCCTGGCGAAAGTGCTGGCGCTGGCCGCGAAGCTGAAGCGCGAGCGCGTCAAGGGCATGAAGGCGCCCACCTGGAACGCCCTCAACGGCAAGCATGTCGGGCTGTTGTTCGAGAAACCATCCCTGCGGACCCGGGTCACGATGACCATCGGCGTGCGGGAACTCGGCGGCGACATTGTCGAAATTCCGGCCGACGTGATGCACGCCGACCGCGAGCCCATCCAGGACGTGGCGCGGAACCTGGAACGCTGGGTCGACGCCGTCGTCATTCGCACCTTCGCGCAGGAGCGGCTGTCGCAGATTGCGGAGATCACGCCGAAGCTTCACGTCATCAACGCGCTCAGCAACGAGGAGCACCCGTGCCAGGCGCTGGCCGACATGCAGACGCTGGCGGAACAATGGAGCTCGTTCGAGGGCCGGCGAATTGCGTTTGTCGGTGACGGCAACAATGTGTGCACGTCGCTCGTGCACGTGGCCATGATGCTGGGCATGGCGGTGCACGTCGCCACGCCGAAGGGCTACGAGCTGCCGGACGAGGTCGTGGATCAGGCGGCCGCGGTGTCGCAGAAAGGCGCCGGCCTGACCGAGTTTACCGACCCCAAGGCGGCGGTGCGGGAGGTCGATGCGGTCTACACCGACGTCTGGACCTCGATGGGCCAGGAAGTCGAGTACGCCGACCGCAAGAAGCTGTTTCAGCGCTACCAGGTGAACGAGAACCTGATGGCGCTGGCGAAACCCGGCGCGCTGTTCATGCACTGCCTGCCCGCCCACCGCGGCGACGAAGTGACTGACGAAGTGATCGAATCGCCGATCTCGGTGGTGTTCGACCAGGCCGAGAACCGGTTGCACGCGCAAAAGGCCCTCCTGGTGCAGATGCTCGCCTAG
- a CDS encoding acetylornithine/succinylornithine family transaminase: protein MTVTTTQSVTALEAQHVLQTYKRQPVVFVRGEGTRLFDADGRAYLDFISGIGVVVLGHAHPGLAAVIADQAKTLVHTSNLYYHPLQGQLAARLSALSGLQRAFFCNSGTEAVEACLKFARRFWYSQGVNNRTAYVALEHGFSGRTMGALSVTANAHYRDPFGPLIPGVTFVAPGDIAGLEAAVTESTAAIIAEPIQGEGGVRPLPAEFAAAIARVTKKTGTLLIADEIQCGLGRTGRPFHYQALGWTPDLVTVGKAIGSGVPIGAALVGEHVAAQIFAGDHGTTYGGNLLSTRAALYVLEQLEALAPHIREMGALFEQRLDGLQRKHQVVTAVRGAGLMRGLELAVDAQPVVEAALRAGLLVNRTAERVVRMLPPLTVSAAEIEEAIGVLDGALASVKVEGSTVEVKA from the coding sequence ATGACCGTGACGACAACCCAGTCCGTGACCGCGCTCGAGGCGCAGCACGTGCTGCAAACCTATAAGCGGCAGCCGGTCGTGTTCGTGCGCGGCGAGGGCACCCGCCTGTTCGACGCCGACGGCCGGGCCTATCTCGATTTCATCTCGGGCATCGGCGTGGTCGTGCTCGGGCACGCGCATCCGGGCCTGGCCGCGGTGATTGCCGACCAGGCGAAGACCCTGGTGCACACCTCGAACCTCTATTACCACCCGCTGCAGGGCCAGTTGGCCGCGCGGCTGTCGGCCCTGTCGGGCCTGCAACGCGCGTTCTTCTGCAACAGCGGCACCGAAGCGGTCGAGGCGTGCCTCAAGTTCGCGCGCCGCTTCTGGTATTCGCAGGGCGTCAACAACCGCACGGCGTACGTCGCGCTCGAACACGGGTTCTCGGGCCGCACCATGGGCGCGCTGTCGGTGACGGCCAACGCGCACTATCGCGACCCATTCGGACCGCTGATCCCCGGCGTCACGTTCGTGGCGCCGGGCGACATCGCCGGCCTCGAAGCCGCGGTCACCGAATCGACCGCCGCCATCATTGCCGAGCCCATCCAGGGCGAAGGCGGCGTGCGGCCGTTGCCGGCCGAGTTCGCGGCGGCGATCGCGCGCGTCACGAAGAAGACCGGCACGCTGCTGATCGCCGATGAAATCCAGTGCGGCCTCGGCCGCACCGGCCGGCCGTTCCACTACCAGGCCCTGGGCTGGACGCCCGACCTGGTGACCGTCGGCAAGGCGATCGGCTCCGGCGTCCCGATCGGCGCGGCCCTGGTCGGCGAACACGTGGCCGCGCAGATCTTCGCCGGCGACCACGGCACGACCTACGGCGGCAACCTGCTGTCGACGCGCGCGGCCCTGTACGTGCTCGAGCAGCTGGAGGCGCTGGCGCCGCACATTCGCGAGATGGGCGCGCTGTTCGAGCAGCGGCTGGACGGCCTGCAGCGCAAGCACCAGGTCGTCACCGCCGTGCGCGGTGCCGGCCTCATGCGCGGGCTCGAGCTCGCCGTCGACGCGCAGCCGGTCGTCGAAGCCGCGCTGCGGGCGGGACTGCTCGTGAACCGGACCGCCGAGCGCGTGGTGCGCATGCTGCCGCCGCTCACGGTGTCGGCCGCGGAGATTGAAGAAGCCATCGGCGTGCTCGATGGTGCGTTGGCGTCAGTCAAGGTCGAGGGATCGACGGTCGAGGTGAAGGCGTGA
- the argB gene encoding acetylglutamate kinase: MKRAVVLKLGGELLEGADRLKAISKVINQAAKTRPLIVVHGGGREIDASLAQVGIPKRQVDGLRVTDPETLEIVVAVLAGSINTRFVAAINAAGGRAIGLTGADAGVAPVKKAAPHKSTSGDNVDLGMVGTPVANAPTPALLALLCNAGYVPVIACVSASKDGQLFNVNADTLAGSLASRIKAKRLVIAGATAGVLDKRGQTIPRLNKTHIAKLVTSGTANAGMVAKLTACEAALTGASSVVIIDGRDAKRIGKAVALLKTDATSRVVK, translated from the coding sequence GTGAAGCGCGCGGTGGTCCTGAAGCTCGGCGGTGAATTGCTCGAAGGCGCGGATCGGCTGAAGGCCATCAGCAAGGTCATCAACCAGGCCGCGAAGACCCGGCCGCTGATTGTGGTGCACGGTGGCGGCCGCGAGATCGACGCGTCGCTGGCGCAGGTCGGCATCCCGAAGCGCCAGGTCGATGGCCTGCGCGTGACCGATCCGGAGACGCTGGAGATCGTGGTCGCGGTGCTGGCCGGATCGATCAACACGCGGTTTGTGGCGGCCATCAACGCCGCCGGCGGCCGCGCCATTGGCCTGACCGGCGCCGATGCCGGCGTGGCGCCGGTGAAGAAGGCCGCACCGCACAAATCGACGAGCGGCGACAACGTTGATCTCGGCATGGTGGGGACGCCGGTGGCCAATGCCCCGACCCCGGCCTTGCTCGCGCTGCTGTGCAACGCCGGCTACGTGCCGGTGATTGCCTGCGTCAGCGCGTCGAAGGACGGGCAGTTGTTCAACGTCAATGCCGACACGCTGGCCGGCAGCCTGGCATCGCGGATCAAGGCCAAGCGCCTGGTGATTGCCGGCGCGACCGCCGGCGTGCTCGACAAGCGCGGACAGACCATCCCGCGCCTCAACAAGACCCACATCGCGAAGCTGGTCACCTCGGGCACCGCGAATGCGGGCATGGTCGCCAAGCTCACCGCCTGCGAGGCCGCCCTCACCGGCGCCAGCAGCGTGGTGATCATCGACGGGCGCGATGCGAAACGAATTGGCAAGGCCGTGGCGTTGCTGAAGACCGACGCCACGTCGAGGGTAGTGAAATGA